From Rhinolophus sinicus isolate RSC01 linkage group LG15, ASM3656204v1, whole genome shotgun sequence, the proteins below share one genomic window:
- the KCNJ2 gene encoding inward rectifier potassium channel 2 isoform X2: protein MGSVRTNRYSIVSSEEDGMKLATMAVANGFGNGKSKVHTRQQCRSRFVKKDGHCNVQFINVGEKGQRYLADIFTTCVDIRWRWMLVIFCLAFVLSWLFFGCVFWLIALLHGDLDAAKESKACVSEVKSFTAAFLFSIETQTTIGYGFRCVTDECPIAVFMVVFQSIVGCIIDAFIIGAVMAKMAKPKKRNETLVFSHNAVIAMRDGKLCLMWRVGNLRKSHLVEAHVRAQLLKSRITSEGEYIPLDQIDINVGFDSGIDRIFLVSPITIVHEIDEDSPLYDLSKQDVDNADFEIVVILEGMVEATAMTTQCRSSYLANEILWGHRYEPVLFEEKHYYKVDYSRFHKTYEVPNTPLCSARDLAEKKYILSNANSFCYENEVALTSKEEDDSENGVPESTSTDTPPDIDLHNQATSAQNSHLLHNRLHNSSFSSWREGTTHKGFEIIS from the coding sequence ATGGGCAGTGTGCGAACCAACCGGTACAGCATTGTCTCTTCAGAAGAAGACGGCATGAAGCTGGCCACCATGGCGGTTGCCAACGGCTTTGGGAACGGGAAGAGTAAAGTCCACACCCGGCAGCAGTGCAGGAGCCGCTTTGTGAAGAAAGACGGCCACTGTAATGTCCAGTTCATCAACGTGGGTGAGAAGGGACAACGGTACCTCGCAGACATCTTTACCACGTGCGTGGACATTCGCTGGCGGTGGATGCTGGTTATCTTCTGCCTGGCTTTCGTTCTGTCGTGGCTGTTTTTTGGCTGTGTGTTTTGGTTGATTGCTCTGCTCCACGGGGACCTGGATGCAGCTAAAGAGAGCAAAGCCTGTGTATCCGAAGTCAAGAGTTTCACGgctgccttcctcttctccatCGAGACCCAGACCACCATAGGCTATGGGTTCCGCTGTGTCACGGACGAATGCCCCATTGCCGTGTTCATGGTGGTGTTCCAGTCCATTGTGGGCTGCATCATCGATGCCTTCATCATCGGCGCCGTCATGGCGAAGATGGCCAAGCCCAAGAAGAGAAACGAGACTCTCGTCTTCAGTCACAATGCTGTCATCGCCATGCGCGATGGCAAGCTGTGTTTGATGTGGCGGGTGGGCAACCTCCGGAAAAGCCATCTGGTGGAAGCTCACGTTCGAGCGCAGCTCCTGAAATCCAGAATTACTTCGGAAGGGGAGTACATCCCCCTGGATCAAATAGATATCAATGTCGGGTTTGACAGTGGGATTGACCGCATATTCCTGGTGTCCCCGATCACCATCGTCCACGAAATAGATGAAGACAGCCCTTTGTACGATTTGAGTAAGCAGGACGTTGACAATGCAGACTTTGAAATTGTGGTGATACTGGAAGGCATGGTGGAAGCCACCGCCATGACGACGCAGTGCCGTAGCTCGTACCTGGCAAATGAAATCCTTTGGGGCCACCGCTACGAGCCTGTACTCTTTGAAGAGAAGCATTACTACAAAGTGGACTACTCGAGGTTCCACAAGACTTATGAAGTCCCCAACACCCCGCTTTGTAGTGCCAGAGACTTAGCAGAAAAGAAATATATCCTTTCAAATGCTAAttcattttgctatgaaaatgaaGTTGCCCTCACAAGCAAAGAGGAAGATGACAGTGAAAATGGGGTTCCAGAAAGCACTAGTACGGACACACCCCCTGACATTGACCTTCACAACCAGGCAA